Proteins encoded together in one Bradyrhizobium sp. PSBB068 window:
- a CDS encoding ANTAR domain-containing protein has protein sequence MSKPSSFSLRGRKALVAIKDERDATIVRRQFERLGIDIVTWDGNANVDCRPDVTLIDDEFLPLTSPAQRASLGRSPVIALLGTETPSRLKLVLDLDPASFLVKPLRSAGIYAALVLAFERSERSNELKQQVLKLEQRLRSRRVVLAAVLQVMHTHALAEPAAFALIRRAAMEQRKTIEELSAEITAKGSLPRATG, from the coding sequence ATGAGCAAACCGTCTTCATTTTCGCTGCGCGGACGCAAGGCGCTGGTCGCCATCAAGGACGAGCGCGACGCCACCATCGTCAGGCGCCAGTTCGAGCGGCTCGGGATCGACATTGTCACATGGGATGGCAACGCCAATGTCGACTGCCGGCCGGACGTCACGCTGATCGACGACGAATTCCTGCCGCTCACCTCGCCGGCGCAGCGTGCATCGCTCGGGCGCAGCCCGGTCATCGCCCTGCTCGGCACCGAGACGCCGAGCCGCCTGAAGCTGGTGCTCGACCTCGATCCGGCATCGTTCCTGGTCAAGCCGCTGCGCTCGGCCGGCATCTATGCCGCGCTCGTGCTGGCATTCGAACGAAGTGAGCGCAGCAACGAACTGAAGCAGCAGGTGCTCAAGCTCGAACAGCGCCTTCGATCGCGCCGCGTCGTGCTCGCCGCCGTGCTTCAGGTGATGCATACGCACGCGCTGGCCGAACCGGCCGCCTTCGCGCTGATCCGGCGAGCCGCCATGGAGCAGCGCAAGACCATCGAGGAGCTCTCGGCCGAGATCACCGCAAAGGGCTCCCTGCCCCGCGCAACCGGCTAG
- a CDS encoding transporter substrate-binding domain-containing protein has translation MTKPSIPVGIICSQHGPYQAMGREILKSAMMAVDEINEQDEFDFSIAAHVRDPRGIISEYHTVCDDLIRNVGVEHIIGCYTSASRKQVLPIVERTDRLLWYPARYEGFECSDNVIYVGASPNHNVLPLVRYVLDNLSREIFCVGSNYVWTWETNRVTRELVTAARGRILAERLLELGESAVTHIVDEIVRRRPPVVFNTLVGSSSYDFIRAFHAATLAAGLDIPMLSCSLCEPELKIAGPASAGCITSSAYFESIRLPENRAFVARWKARHGDHSSPSVDGQSAYVAVYLLARALQRAGTSDIGEVRRAAAGHRYNSPQGPVWIDGSNNHCVLTPRLAVSNAEGQFDIFWEAEAPVRPDPYLTQLDIAASPARDGTLPNAPHLRVVK, from the coding sequence ATGACCAAGCCGTCCATTCCCGTTGGCATTATCTGCTCGCAGCATGGCCCCTATCAGGCCATGGGCCGCGAGATCCTGAAGAGCGCCATGATGGCGGTCGACGAGATCAACGAGCAGGACGAATTCGACTTCTCGATCGCTGCGCACGTCCGCGACCCCCGCGGGATCATTTCGGAATACCATACGGTCTGCGACGACCTCATTCGCAATGTCGGGGTCGAGCACATCATCGGCTGCTACACGTCCGCCTCGCGCAAACAGGTGCTCCCGATCGTCGAGCGCACCGACCGCCTGCTCTGGTATCCGGCACGTTACGAGGGCTTCGAATGTTCCGACAACGTCATCTATGTCGGCGCCTCGCCCAACCACAACGTGCTGCCGCTGGTTCGCTACGTGCTCGACAATCTGTCGCGCGAGATATTCTGCGTCGGCTCCAACTATGTCTGGACCTGGGAAACCAATCGCGTCACCCGCGAGCTGGTGACGGCGGCGCGGGGACGGATTCTCGCGGAACGCCTGCTCGAGCTCGGCGAGAGCGCGGTCACGCACATCGTGGACGAGATCGTGCGCCGCCGGCCGCCGGTCGTGTTCAACACGCTGGTCGGCAGCTCGAGCTATGATTTCATCCGCGCCTTCCATGCCGCGACCCTTGCTGCGGGTCTCGACATTCCGATGCTGAGCTGCAGCCTGTGCGAGCCCGAGCTCAAGATCGCGGGTCCCGCATCGGCCGGCTGCATCACGTCGTCGGCCTATTTCGAGAGCATCCGCCTGCCGGAGAACCGGGCCTTCGTCGCGCGCTGGAAGGCGCGTCACGGCGACCACTCCAGCCCGTCGGTTGACGGCCAATCCGCCTATGTCGCGGTCTATCTGCTGGCCCGCGCGCTGCAGCGCGCCGGCACGTCCGACATCGGCGAGGTGCGGCGCGCTGCGGCCGGCCATCGCTACAATTCGCCGCAGGGTCCGGTCTGGATCGACGGCAGCAACAACCACTGCGTCCTGACGCCGCGGCTCGCCGTCTCCAACGCCGAAGGACAGTTCGACATCTTCTGGGAAGCCGAAGCTCCGGTCAGGCCGGATCCTTATCTGACGCAGCTCGACATCGCCGCCAGTCCCGCGCGGGATGGGACGTTGCCGAACGCGCCACATTTGCGGGTCGTGAAATGA
- a CDS encoding amidase, with amino-acid sequence MPTTDLHYLGLIEVGQQIQARKLSPVEVTKAMLGRIEQLDGKLKSYAYVMGDAALAEAATAEKDIAYGRIKGPLHGVPIAVKDLCWAKGAPAAHGMTIHRDFRPTEDATVVARLKEASAIILGKLQQTEGAYADHHPKIDPPKNPWNADLWSGASSSGSGVATAAGLCFGSLGTDTGGSIRFPSAANGITGLKPTWGRVSRYGAFELAATLDHIGPMARNAADCGAMLAVIAGQDPKDTTSVPLPVPDYLAGLTGDLRGVAIGVDRRWTSEGTDEAAGKVLSEGLRVAADLGAKIKEITFPDPKAVIEDWFPLCGIEVAVAHEATYPARKDEYGPALAGLLDLGRAQSGMDYQKIVLRREAFRGAVRLLFETVDLIAVPAQAFAAPTLAKMAALGEDPSLITGLLRFTCPFDMTGSPTVTLPGGFAPNGGPVAFQFVGRHFDEASLVRAGDAFQRVTDWHKRHPAI; translated from the coding sequence ATGCCGACGACGGATCTTCACTATCTCGGACTGATTGAGGTCGGACAGCAAATCCAGGCCAGGAAGCTCTCTCCGGTCGAGGTGACCAAGGCGATGCTCGGGCGGATCGAGCAGCTCGACGGCAAGCTCAAGAGCTACGCTTATGTGATGGGCGACGCCGCGCTTGCCGAAGCCGCAACAGCGGAGAAGGACATCGCATACGGCAGGATCAAGGGGCCGCTGCACGGGGTGCCGATCGCGGTCAAGGATCTGTGCTGGGCCAAGGGTGCGCCGGCTGCGCATGGCATGACCATCCATCGCGACTTTCGCCCCACCGAGGACGCCACGGTCGTCGCGCGGCTGAAGGAGGCCAGCGCCATCATTCTCGGCAAGTTGCAGCAGACCGAGGGGGCCTATGCCGACCATCACCCGAAGATCGATCCGCCGAAGAACCCGTGGAATGCAGATTTGTGGTCCGGTGCGTCGTCGAGCGGTTCGGGCGTCGCCACCGCGGCGGGGCTTTGCTTCGGTTCGCTCGGAACCGATACCGGCGGCTCGATCCGCTTTCCGTCAGCCGCCAACGGCATCACTGGGTTGAAGCCGACCTGGGGACGCGTCAGCCGTTACGGCGCCTTCGAACTCGCGGCGACGCTGGACCATATCGGTCCGATGGCGCGCAACGCCGCCGATTGCGGCGCGATGCTGGCCGTGATCGCGGGGCAGGATCCCAAGGACACCACCTCCGTGCCGCTGCCGGTGCCCGATTATCTCGCGGGCCTGACCGGAGATCTGCGTGGGGTCGCAATCGGCGTCGATCGGCGCTGGACCAGCGAGGGTACCGATGAGGCTGCCGGCAAGGTGCTCAGCGAAGGCCTGCGCGTCGCGGCCGACCTCGGCGCGAAGATCAAGGAGATCACGTTCCCCGATCCGAAAGCCGTGATCGAGGATTGGTTCCCGCTGTGCGGCATCGAGGTGGCCGTTGCGCACGAAGCAACCTATCCCGCGCGCAAGGACGAATACGGTCCGGCGCTTGCCGGCCTGCTCGATCTCGGCCGGGCGCAATCCGGCATGGACTATCAGAAGATCGTGCTGCGGCGCGAAGCGTTTCGTGGCGCCGTGCGGCTGCTGTTCGAGACGGTCGATCTGATTGCCGTTCCGGCCCAGGCATTCGCCGCGCCGACATTGGCCAAGATGGCGGCGCTCGGCGAGGACCCGTCGCTGATCACCGGGCTGCTGCGCTTCACCTGTCCGTTCGACATGACCGGCAGCCCGACCGTGACGCTTCCCGGTGGCTTCGCGCCGAACGGCGGCCCGGTGGCCTTCCAGTTCGTCGGCCGTCATTTCGACGAAGCGAGCCTCGTTCGCGCGGGCGATGCCTTCCAGCGCGTCACCGACTGGCACAAGCGCCATCCCGCGATCTGA
- a CDS encoding acetamidase/formamidase family protein: MTEDWLRSSIMARRAVANGATGTTHSLTIEQQGSFHYVYGPYAKPTLSIDPGGVVVVETEDAFGGVLTSESDSPTAKLNFPYLNPQCGPIAVKGARKGDCLAVYIRDVETRGAQPAGTTCIIPEFGGLVGTASTALLNPPLPERVKKLHVDRNGVRWNDKITLPYEPFIGTIGVSPEIEAISSLQPDYHGGNMDLPDVAPGAIIYLPVHAEGGLLYVGDCHATQGDGELSGVALEQRATVTLQIDLIKNWSFAWPRLETRDFIMTIGSARPLEDAARIAYRELVRWMSADYGFDEIDAYMLLSQAGRMRLGNMVDPKYTMGASILKNYLKA; the protein is encoded by the coding sequence ATGACCGAAGACTGGTTGAGAAGTTCCATCATGGCAAGGCGGGCCGTCGCCAACGGCGCGACCGGCACGACCCATAGTTTGACGATCGAGCAGCAGGGCAGCTTCCACTACGTCTACGGACCCTATGCCAAGCCGACGCTGTCGATTGATCCGGGCGGGGTGGTGGTCGTCGAGACCGAGGATGCCTTCGGCGGCGTGCTGACCAGCGAAAGCGATAGCCCGACGGCCAAGCTGAACTTCCCGTACCTCAATCCGCAATGCGGGCCGATCGCGGTCAAGGGCGCCAGGAAGGGCGACTGTCTCGCCGTCTATATCCGCGACGTCGAGACCCGCGGCGCGCAACCGGCCGGCACCACCTGCATCATCCCGGAGTTCGGTGGTCTGGTCGGGACCGCATCGACCGCGCTGCTCAATCCGCCGCTGCCGGAGCGGGTCAAGAAGCTGCATGTCGACCGCAACGGCGTGCGCTGGAACGACAAGATCACGCTGCCCTACGAGCCCTTCATCGGCACGATCGGCGTGTCACCCGAGATCGAGGCGATCTCCTCGCTGCAGCCCGATTATCACGGCGGCAACATGGACCTGCCCGACGTCGCGCCGGGCGCGATCATCTATCTTCCGGTGCATGCCGAAGGCGGGTTGCTCTATGTCGGCGATTGCCACGCCACGCAGGGCGATGGCGAACTGTCGGGCGTCGCACTCGAACAGCGTGCGACCGTGACGCTGCAGATCGACCTGATCAAGAACTGGAGCTTTGCCTGGCCGCGGCTCGAGACGCGCGACTTCATCATGACGATCGGCAGCGCCCGCCCGCTCGAAGACGCGGCGCGGATCGCCTACCGCGAACTGGTGCGGTGGATGAGCGCCGACTACGGCTTCGATGAGATCGACGCCTACATGCTGCTCAGCCAGGCCGGCCGCATGCGGCTCGGCAACATGGTCGACCCCAAATACACGATGGGGGCGTCGATCCTGAAGAACTACCTCAAGGCGTGA
- a CDS encoding urea ABC transporter substrate-binding protein: MNSGRIVGMALLGAMLGIAATGSTQAAEPPLKVGLLEDVSGDLAFMGMPKLHGSQLAVEEINKSGGILGRQIELIHLDPQGDNARYQEFGRRLLNRDKVDVLIGGITSASREALRPIVDRTTTPYFYTNQYEGGVCDASMVSMGAVPEQQFSTLIPWMVEKFGKKVYVIAADYNFGQISAEWNRKIMKDLGGEVVGEEFIPLGVSQFAQTIQNIQKAKPDWLLTINVGAAQDSFFEQAAAANLNLPMGSSIKVMLGFEHKRFKPPALNNMHATANWFEEIDTPEANDFKKRWHAKFPDELYINDMGYNAYNALYMYKALVEKAKSTKLEDMRKVIATGDACIDAPEGKVCIDPKSQHTSHRMRLISVGPKHEVTVEKDYGTIQPYWLGEIGCDLTKKNDKDQYTPSHLPSKS; the protein is encoded by the coding sequence ATGAATTCGGGGCGAATAGTTGGAATGGCTTTGCTTGGCGCAATGCTTGGAATCGCGGCAACAGGCAGCACGCAGGCGGCGGAGCCGCCGCTGAAGGTCGGCTTGCTTGAGGACGTCTCCGGCGACCTCGCCTTCATGGGCATGCCGAAGCTGCACGGATCGCAGCTCGCGGTCGAGGAGATCAACAAGAGCGGTGGCATTCTCGGCCGCCAGATCGAGCTGATCCACCTTGATCCCCAAGGTGACAATGCCCGCTACCAGGAGTTCGGCAGGCGGCTGCTCAATCGCGACAAGGTCGACGTGCTGATCGGCGGCATCACTTCGGCCTCGCGCGAGGCATTGCGTCCGATCGTCGATCGCACCACGACGCCATACTTCTATACGAACCAGTATGAAGGCGGTGTCTGCGACGCCAGCATGGTCAGCATGGGGGCGGTGCCGGAGCAGCAGTTCTCGACCCTGATCCCCTGGATGGTCGAGAAGTTCGGCAAGAAGGTCTACGTGATCGCCGCAGACTACAATTTCGGCCAGATCTCGGCGGAGTGGAACCGCAAGATCATGAAGGACCTTGGCGGCGAAGTCGTCGGCGAGGAGTTCATCCCGCTCGGTGTCTCGCAGTTTGCGCAGACGATCCAGAACATCCAGAAGGCGAAGCCGGACTGGTTGCTGACGATCAATGTCGGCGCCGCGCAGGATTCGTTCTTCGAGCAGGCGGCCGCCGCCAACCTCAATCTGCCGATGGGCTCCTCGATCAAGGTCATGCTCGGCTTCGAGCACAAGCGGTTCAAGCCGCCGGCGCTCAACAACATGCATGCGACCGCGAACTGGTTCGAGGAGATCGACACGCCCGAAGCCAACGACTTCAAGAAGCGCTGGCACGCCAAGTTCCCAGATGAACTCTACATCAACGACATGGGCTACAACGCCTACAACGCGCTCTACATGTACAAGGCGCTGGTCGAGAAGGCGAAGTCGACCAAGCTCGAGGACATGCGCAAGGTGATCGCGACTGGCGATGCCTGCATCGATGCGCCCGAAGGCAAGGTCTGCATCGATCCGAAGAGCCAGCATACGTCGCACCGCATGCGCCTGATCTCGGTCGGGCCCAAGCACGAGGTGACCGTCGAGAAGGACTACGGAACGATCCAGCCGTACTGGCTCGGCGAGATCGGCTGCGATCTCACCAAGAAGAACGACAAGGATCAGTACACGCCGAGCCATCTTCCCAGCAAATCGTGA
- a CDS encoding branched-chain amino acid ABC transporter permease has translation MSAELFSIFYQFADVFAFLILSAAGLAIVFGMMGVINMAHGEFIMCGAYVTVGLVNLGVPLPIAQIMAALTAGIIGMIVELLIVRRFYKRPLDSLLATWGLSLIVTQSMLLIVGSAVRGIGTPEGSFAIGGYTFSTYRLVLFGCAVAVLAGLYIIFMKTRFGVIARATMQNAAMAKALGARTGRIYSISFGIGTALAGLCGALYAPTMTLIPTMGATFVVESFVTVVIGGANVLLGTAPAAVFLAMIRMALNASYGQIIGQIGMLFAVILIIRVLPEGLSSVLVRRGR, from the coding sequence ATGTCGGCTGAACTCTTCTCGATATTCTATCAATTCGCCGACGTCTTCGCGTTCCTGATCCTGTCCGCGGCGGGCCTTGCCATCGTGTTCGGCATGATGGGCGTCATCAACATGGCGCATGGCGAGTTCATCATGTGCGGCGCTTATGTGACGGTCGGGCTCGTCAATCTCGGCGTACCGCTGCCGATCGCCCAGATCATGGCCGCGCTGACCGCAGGGATCATCGGCATGATCGTCGAGCTGCTGATCGTGCGTCGCTTCTACAAGCGCCCGCTCGACTCGCTGCTCGCCACTTGGGGCCTCAGCCTGATCGTGACGCAGTCGATGCTGCTGATCGTCGGCTCCGCGGTGCGCGGCATCGGCACGCCGGAGGGCAGTTTCGCGATCGGGGGCTACACGTTCTCAACCTACCGCCTCGTGCTGTTCGGCTGCGCGGTGGCGGTGTTGGCCGGGCTCTACATCATCTTCATGAAGACGCGCTTTGGCGTGATCGCGCGGGCGACGATGCAGAACGCAGCCATGGCGAAGGCACTCGGTGCGCGGACTGGACGGATCTATTCCATCAGCTTCGGGATCGGCACGGCGCTTGCAGGACTCTGCGGCGCGCTGTACGCGCCGACCATGACGTTGATCCCGACCATGGGCGCGACCTTCGTGGTCGAGAGCTTCGTGACCGTGGTGATCGGCGGCGCAAATGTGCTGCTTGGAACCGCGCCGGCTGCGGTGTTCCTGGCGATGATACGAATGGCGCTGAATGCGAGCTACGGGCAGATCATCGGGCAGATCGGCATGCTGTTTGCTGTGATCCTGATCATACGTGTGCTGCCCGAAGGGCTATCCAGCGTGCTGGTGCGTCGTGGGCGCTAG
- a CDS encoding ABC transporter permease has translation MLKLLDGPQTLGRGRIFWSCFLAVLAGALIYPLFADSYDVGNFAYFLIWIFMALGLCLMWGYGGMLSFGQTFFFGIAGYGYGVLAINMGGGTATIAALVLSVVIAMIAAGILGYFMIWGGISGIFFGIVTLSATLVLAFFLGQTAGPEWHIGPARLNGFNGMKGMDPLTVGSFDIEGSALYYVMIALIVIVYIALRMLVNSGVGNVIVATRENPQRAEMLGYDVRKYQLLTFVIGSGLAGLSGALYTSWGQFITPSSIGLPAAAMPIVWVAFSGRNDLTATLVGSFLLLFGFQTITVYSQQAALVLMGVLLLATVMLAPQGFVLGIGKLVVDWWSRRRRRDESPALADAGRLQSDET, from the coding sequence ATGTTGAAGCTGCTCGACGGTCCGCAGACGCTCGGACGCGGCAGGATCTTCTGGTCCTGCTTCCTTGCCGTGCTGGCAGGCGCGCTGATCTATCCGCTGTTCGCCGATTCCTATGATGTCGGCAATTTCGCCTACTTCCTGATCTGGATCTTCATGGCGCTCGGGCTCTGCCTGATGTGGGGCTACGGCGGCATGCTGTCGTTCGGCCAGACCTTCTTCTTCGGCATCGCCGGTTACGGCTATGGCGTGCTTGCCATCAATATGGGCGGCGGAACGGCCACGATCGCCGCACTTGTCCTGTCGGTCGTCATCGCGATGATCGCGGCGGGAATCCTCGGCTACTTCATGATCTGGGGCGGCATCAGCGGGATCTTCTTCGGCATCGTGACGCTGTCGGCGACATTGGTGCTTGCCTTCTTCCTCGGGCAGACCGCCGGGCCCGAATGGCATATCGGTCCGGCCCGGCTGAACGGCTTCAACGGCATGAAGGGGATGGACCCGCTCACCGTCGGCAGCTTCGACATCGAGGGATCGGCGCTCTACTACGTCATGATCGCGCTGATCGTGATCGTCTACATCGCGCTGCGCATGCTGGTGAACTCGGGCGTCGGCAATGTGATCGTGGCGACGCGGGAAAACCCGCAGCGCGCCGAGATGCTGGGTTACGACGTCCGCAAGTATCAGCTCCTGACCTTCGTGATCGGCAGCGGCCTCGCGGGCCTCAGCGGTGCGCTGTACACCTCCTGGGGGCAGTTCATCACGCCCTCCAGCATCGGGTTGCCGGCCGCCGCGATGCCGATCGTCTGGGTCGCGTTCTCCGGCCGCAACGATCTGACCGCGACCCTGGTCGGTTCGTTCCTGCTGCTGTTCGGCTTCCAGACCATCACCGTCTATAGCCAGCAGGCTGCGCTGGTGCTGATGGGCGTGCTGCTGCTCGCCACCGTGATGCTGGCGCCGCAGGGCTTTGTGCTCGGCATCGGCAAACTCGTGGTCGATTGGTGGTCCAGGCGCCGGCGGCGCGACGAGAGCCCCGCGCTGGCCGATGCCGGCCGTCTGCAATCGGATGAGACCTGA
- a CDS encoding ABC transporter ATP-binding protein yields the protein MALVDVKGVSKRFGGLTAVSEVDLTVNAGEVHCLIGPNGAGKSTLFKLIVGLYPPTAGSIFFDSVDITAERPYARVQRGMSIKMQAPSVFKELPVRQNIQIALQDRLSGAERSAEEERLLSLLNLVEDSGKLAGALSHGQQQWLEIGMALALQPQLLLLDEPTAGMSPEETYKTGELIKSFNAEGMTVLVVEHDMAFVRQVAQRVTVLHLGKIFAHGSLESILEDEKVAEIYLGKTHAH from the coding sequence ATGGCGCTGGTCGATGTGAAAGGCGTCTCCAAGCGTTTCGGCGGGTTGACCGCGGTCTCCGAGGTCGATCTGACGGTCAATGCCGGCGAAGTGCACTGCCTGATCGGGCCCAATGGAGCCGGGAAGAGCACGCTGTTCAAGCTGATCGTCGGTCTCTATCCGCCGACCGCGGGCAGCATCTTCTTCGATTCCGTCGACATCACCGCGGAGCGTCCCTATGCGCGGGTGCAGCGTGGCATGAGCATCAAGATGCAGGCGCCCAGCGTGTTCAAGGAGCTGCCGGTGCGGCAGAACATCCAGATCGCTCTCCAGGACCGGCTTTCGGGCGCCGAACGCAGCGCCGAGGAGGAACGGCTGCTGTCGCTGCTCAATCTCGTCGAGGACTCCGGCAAGCTCGCCGGCGCGCTGTCGCACGGCCAGCAGCAATGGCTCGAAATCGGCATGGCGCTGGCGTTGCAGCCGCAACTGCTGCTGCTGGACGAGCCGACCGCCGGCATGTCGCCGGAGGAGACCTACAAGACCGGTGAGCTGATCAAGTCGTTCAATGCCGAGGGCATGACGGTGCTGGTTGTCGAGCACGACATGGCGTTCGTCCGACAGGTCGCCCAGCGCGTCACGGTGCTGCATCTCGGCAAGATCTTCGCACACGGCAGCCTCGAATCCATCCTGGAAGACGAGAAGGTCGCCGAAATCTATCTGGGTAAGACCCATGCCCACTGA
- a CDS encoding ABC transporter ATP-binding protein: protein MPTDRILDVSGLWAGYGATPILQGVSMQVSRGEIVGVIGRNGVGKSTLMRCLIGLLQTWRGTITFMDQDVTQLEADARARAGFGYIPQGRDVFPQMSVEENLQVGELIGGPEGKKLPELVYAYFPRLKERRRQIAGTMSGGEQQQLAIGRALIGNPSLMILDEPSEGIQPSIVQHICEALKSFRTELGTTIIIVEQNLDTILAVAQRCYIMEKGKITRSLADEEVNEDNVRAQLLL from the coding sequence ATGCCCACTGATCGCATTCTGGACGTCTCGGGACTTTGGGCGGGCTACGGCGCGACGCCGATCCTGCAGGGCGTCAGCATGCAGGTCTCGCGCGGCGAGATCGTCGGGGTGATCGGCCGCAATGGCGTCGGCAAGTCGACGCTGATGCGCTGCCTGATCGGCCTGCTGCAAACCTGGCGCGGCACCATCACCTTCATGGACCAGGACGTCACGCAACTCGAGGCCGATGCGCGCGCGCGCGCCGGCTTCGGCTATATCCCGCAAGGTCGCGACGTGTTTCCACAGATGAGCGTCGAGGAGAATTTGCAGGTCGGCGAATTGATCGGCGGCCCCGAGGGGAAGAAGCTGCCGGAACTGGTCTACGCGTATTTTCCGCGTCTGAAGGAACGCCGGCGCCAGATCGCGGGCACCATGTCGGGCGGCGAGCAGCAGCAGCTTGCGATCGGCCGCGCGCTGATCGGCAACCCGTCCCTGATGATCCTCGACGAGCCGTCCGAGGGGATTCAGCCCTCGATCGTGCAGCATATCTGCGAGGCACTGAAATCGTTCCGTACGGAGCTTGGGACGACGATCATCATCGTCGAGCAGAATCTCGACACCATTCTCGCGGTCGCGCAGCGCTGCTACATCATGGAGAAGGGCAAGATCACGCGATCGCTGGCCGATGAGGAGGTCAACGAAGACAATGTGCGCGCGCAGCTGCTGCTTTGA
- a CDS encoding SDR family oxidoreductase: MDLGLKGAKVLVTGSTKGIGRAIADTFAAEGANVGICARNQADVDAAVTAIKAKGVAAFGSAVDVANGPALKAWVADMASRLGGIDVVVANVSALSIGQDEESWEKEFSTDMMGTVRLVNAAMPHLEKSKAAAIVTISSVSGREVDFASGPYGTFKAAIIHYTQGLAYQLAAKGIRANSVSPGNTYFEGGVWNMIKDSNPELYKSALALNPTGRMGTPQEMANAAVFLASRAASFITGTNLVVDGALTRGVQF; this comes from the coding sequence ATGGATCTGGGACTCAAGGGAGCAAAGGTTCTCGTCACCGGCAGCACCAAGGGCATCGGTCGGGCAATCGCTGACACATTCGCGGCCGAGGGCGCCAATGTCGGCATCTGCGCGCGCAATCAGGCTGACGTCGATGCCGCGGTCACCGCGATCAAGGCCAAGGGCGTTGCGGCGTTCGGTTCTGCCGTCGACGTCGCGAACGGGCCCGCACTGAAAGCCTGGGTCGCCGACATGGCGTCCAGGCTCGGCGGTATCGATGTCGTGGTCGCCAATGTCAGCGCGCTGTCGATCGGACAGGACGAGGAAAGCTGGGAGAAGGAATTCTCCACCGACATGATGGGCACGGTGCGGCTCGTCAACGCCGCGATGCCCCATCTCGAGAAGAGCAAGGCGGCCGCGATCGTCACCATCTCCAGCGTGTCGGGTCGCGAGGTCGATTTTGCCAGCGGTCCGTACGGGACGTTCAAGGCCGCGATCATCCACTACACGCAGGGGCTCGCCTACCAGTTGGCGGCCAAGGGCATCCGCGCCAATTCGGTGTCGCCGGGCAACACCTATTTCGAGGGCGGTGTCTGGAACATGATCAAGGACAGCAATCCCGAACTGTACAAGTCCGCGCTGGCGCTCAACCCGACCGGCCGCATGGGCACGCCGCAGGAGATGGCCAACGCCGCCGTGTTCCTGGCGAGCAGGGCGGCGAGCTTCATCACGGGGACCAACCTCGTCGTCGACGGTGCGCTGACGCGCGGCGTCCAGTTCTAG